A stretch of DNA from bacterium:
CGCGGTCACCCGCTGAGTGGGAGGGCGGGCGCTGCCGCTCCTCAGCCGTCGGTCATCAGGCGCAGGAAGTGCCAGCGCCAGGGGTCGAGCGAGACGAAGAGGCCGGCGGCCTGCAGTTCATCGCCGTCGCGCTCGAAGAGGTCTTCCGACAGGGCGTCATCCAGGTGCCACGGCCGTCCCCCGAGGTCGCCCCACGGCAGCCGCACCATGGCCTGCGACGTGACGCCGGAGAAATTGACGACGATCAGGCGGCGCTGCCCGCCCGCCTCCCATGACCACGCGAGGATGTTCAGGTGGCTGGAGTTGTCGGGCCACCCGGTGCGCTCGCAGAGGCGCCACAGGCCGTCGCGGAAGACCCCGTCGCGCGCGGCCGGCAGCAGCCGCTCGTAGAACGCCGCCAGGTCGCGGTCGGGCAGCTCCGGGGGACGGCGGCCGAGCGAGACGGGCACGCGGACCTTCCGTCCCTCGAGCTGCCCTTCGTGCAGGAGCTTGGCCCCCGGCAGGGTCAGCAGCGTCACCGCCGCCGCACGGGTCTTGTCCGGCGGGAAGGTCGCGGCCGCCCGCGGCTCGTCGTGGTTCTCGATGAACCGCGCCAGCCGCCGCTGGAAGGAGGGGTCGGCGAGCAGATGGCGGCGGACGTCCTCGGCGTCGCCGTGCGCCAGCCGGTCGTAGAGCGTCTTGTCGTAGCAGTCGTCGAAGCCCTGCCCCAGCAGCGCCCCCTCGAGGTCCCAGTACGCTTCGGCCAGGAACCGGAAGGCCGGGTGGCGCTGGCGCACCGCGGCGATCAGCGGCGGCCAGAAGTCGTCCGCGGGGCGTGCCCCGGCGCGCGGCCCCCACGTGCGCTCGAAGATGTCGTTCATCATCAGCATGGCCATGTCGCAGCGGACGCCGTCACACTGGGCGGCGATCTCCTGCACCGTCGCGGCGGCCGCGCCGCGCAGTCCGGGGTCGAAGGCATTGAGCTGGAGCACGTCCTGCCAGGCCGGGAAATTGGGGTCGCGGCCGTGTGCCAGGACCCGGCCGCCGCCCGCGGCGAAGAAGGAGGCGGGCTCCCGCCGCAGGTCCTCCCCGGTGCCGTGGACGAAGTACTCGGGGTGCGCGGCCGCCCAGGGGTGGTCGACGGCGACGTGGTTGGGCACGTAGTCGAGCAGCAGGCGCACGCCGCGCGCGGCGAGCTGCCGGCGGGCCTCCGCGAGGCCGGCGGGGCCGCCGAGCGCGTCGTCCACCACGTACCGTCGCACGCAGTAGGCGGAGCCGACGACATCATCCGCCGTGAAGTCGCCGAGGGCGCGCTGGAAGTCCGCGAGCAGTGCCGCGTCCCGCAGCGCGGCCGCGGCCCCGGCCGGAGAGCGCTCCCAGGCGCCCATGAACCAGACCGCGTCGAAGCCGAGGTCCGCGATCCGGTCCCACTCCTCCGGCGGCACCGTGGAGAAGTTCACGGGCGTACCGAGCCAGTGACCGAGGTCGTGCAACCAGACCCGGG
This window harbors:
- a CDS encoding alpha-amylase, which translates into the protein MRAWPEHPAIYEINARVWLHDLGHWLGTPVNFSTVPPEEWDRIADLGFDAVWFMGAWERSPAGAAAALRDAALLADFQRALGDFTADDVVGSAYCVRRYVVDDALGGPAGLAEARRQLAARGVRLLLDYVPNHVAVDHPWAAAHPEYFVHGTGEDLRREPASFFAAGGGRVLAHGRDPNFPAWQDVLQLNAFDPGLRGAAAATVQEIAAQCDGVRCDMAMLMMNDIFERTWGPRAGARPADDFWPPLIAAVRQRHPAFRFLAEAYWDLEGALLGQGFDDCYDKTLYDRLAHGDAEDVRRHLLADPSFQRRLARFIENHDEPRAAATFPPDKTRAAAVTLLTLPGAKLLHEGQLEGRKVRVPVSLGRRPPELPDRDLAAFYERLLPAARDGVFRDGLWRLCERTGWPDNSSHLNILAWSWEAGGQRRLIVVNFSGVTSQAMVRLPWGDLGGRPWHLDDALSEDLFERDGDELQAAGLFVSLDPWRWHFLRLMTDG